A genome region from Geodermatophilus bullaregiensis includes the following:
- a CDS encoding gamma carbonic anhydrase family protein, which produces MSLWALDGVAPEVHPTAWVHPDATVVGRVVLGPDVSVWPQAVLRGDYGEIRVGARTSIQDGTVLHTTETHPTVVGEDCVVGHLAHLEGCTVGDRCLIGSGSVVLNRVVVGDGCLVGAGALVAEDTVVPPDSRALGIPARIRAGAGIAAQVDYAVPLYVANARRYRDRLTRVG; this is translated from the coding sequence GTGAGCCTCTGGGCGCTCGACGGCGTCGCCCCGGAGGTGCACCCGACGGCGTGGGTCCACCCGGACGCCACGGTGGTCGGCCGCGTCGTCCTCGGCCCGGACGTCAGCGTCTGGCCCCAGGCCGTGCTGCGAGGTGACTACGGCGAGATCCGCGTCGGCGCCCGCACCTCGATCCAGGACGGCACGGTGCTGCACACCACCGAGACCCACCCGACGGTCGTCGGCGAGGACTGCGTCGTCGGCCACCTCGCCCACCTCGAGGGGTGCACGGTCGGCGACCGCTGCCTGATCGGCTCGGGCTCCGTGGTGCTCAACCGCGTCGTCGTCGGCGACGGTTGCCTCGTCGGTGCCGGTGCCCTCGTCGCCGAGGACACCGTGGTGCCCCCGGACTCGCGGGCGCTGGGCATCCCCGCGAGGATCCGTGCAGGCGCGGGGATCGCGGCGCAGGTCGACTACGCCGTCCCCCTGTACGTGGCCAACGCCCGGCGCTACCGGGACCGGCTCACGCGGGTCGGCTGA
- a CDS encoding LLM class flavin-dependent oxidoreductase, with amino-acid sequence MRVVLTLSSDQQAVAAEARAAEDAGYDGIGTGEHLFFHSAHPNGFVALAAAAGATRSIRLLSSLTVLPLYPAALAAKLATTLDQVSGGRFDLGVGVGGEYPPEFTAAGVDVGERGARTDEALELMRQLWSGGPVDFAGRFTRVEGVALSPGPVQPGGPPIWLGGRSPAAIRRAGRSAAVWMPYMYTPEQMAESLGQVRAAAEAAGRDPAGVRGAVFCWGGVDADAAVARRDVVEHVSAVYQQDFSRLADRYLLHGDPDRVVARAREYADAGAETLVFSPVGSGERRRAAVDLFTASVLPGLRAA; translated from the coding sequence GTGCGGGTGGTCCTGACGCTCAGCTCCGACCAGCAGGCGGTGGCCGCCGAGGCGCGCGCCGCCGAGGACGCCGGCTACGACGGGATCGGCACGGGCGAGCACCTGTTCTTCCACAGCGCGCACCCGAACGGGTTCGTCGCCCTGGCGGCGGCCGCCGGGGCCACCCGGTCGATCCGGCTGCTCAGCTCGCTCACCGTGCTGCCGCTCTACCCGGCCGCGCTGGCCGCGAAGCTGGCGACCACGCTCGACCAGGTCTCCGGCGGGCGCTTCGACCTGGGCGTCGGGGTGGGCGGTGAGTACCCGCCGGAGTTCACCGCGGCCGGCGTCGACGTCGGCGAGCGCGGCGCCCGCACCGACGAGGCACTGGAGCTGATGCGGCAGCTGTGGAGCGGCGGCCCGGTCGACTTCGCCGGCCGCTTCACCCGCGTCGAGGGTGTCGCCCTCTCCCCCGGCCCGGTCCAGCCGGGCGGCCCGCCGATCTGGCTCGGTGGCCGCAGCCCCGCCGCGATCCGCCGCGCCGGGCGCTCCGCGGCCGTCTGGATGCCCTACATGTACACACCCGAGCAGATGGCCGAGAGCCTCGGGCAGGTGCGCGCCGCCGCCGAGGCGGCCGGCCGGGACCCCGCCGGCGTCCGGGGTGCCGTCTTCTGCTGGGGTGGCGTGGACGCCGACGCCGCCGTGGCCCGCCGGGACGTCGTCGAGCACGTCAGCGCCGTCTACCAGCAGGACTTCAGCCGCCTCGCCGACCGCTACCTCCTGCACGGAGACCCCGACCGGGTGGTCGCGCGCGCCCGCGAGTACGCCGACGCCGGTGCCGAGACACTCGTCTTCTCCCCGGTGGGGTCGGGCGAGCGGCGCCGGGCGGCCGTCGACCTGTTCACCGCGTCCGTGCTGCCGGGGCTCCGCGCCGCCTGA
- a CDS encoding DUF1810 domain-containing protein, which translates to MTPDLQRFVDAQSGTHDRALAELRAGRKTSHWMWFVFPQVAGLGRSATAQHYAISGLDEARAYLAHPVLGPRLVECARALTALPGSDPVRVLGPVDAVKLRSSMTLFAHAAPDEPVFRAVLDQYFGGVEDEATTSRL; encoded by the coding sequence GTGACCCCCGACCTGCAGCGCTTCGTCGACGCCCAGTCCGGCACCCACGACCGCGCCCTGGCCGAGCTTCGCGCCGGGCGCAAGACCAGCCACTGGATGTGGTTCGTCTTCCCCCAGGTCGCCGGCCTCGGCCGCAGCGCCACCGCGCAGCACTACGCGATCAGCGGGCTGGACGAGGCCCGCGCCTACCTCGCCCACCCGGTGCTGGGCCCGCGGCTGGTCGAGTGCGCGCGGGCGCTCACCGCGCTGCCGGGGTCGGACCCGGTGCGGGTGCTCGGCCCGGTGGACGCGGTGAAGCTGCGCTCGTCGATGACGCTGTTCGCGCACGCCGCTCCGGACGAGCCGGTGTTCCGGGCGGTCCTCGACCAGTACTTCGGCGGGGTCGAGGACGAGGCGACGACGTCCCGGCTGTGA
- a CDS encoding glutathione S-transferase family protein, giving the protein MSDDTGSGYVANGQEYSRDTNYLTDRITSDGSSPWPVEPDRYRLVIARACPWANRAAIVRRLLGLEPVISMGICGPTHDERSWTFDLDPGGRDPVLGHERLQEAFLARDPGYPRGITVPAMVDVPTKAVVTNDFVQMTLDFSTQWTAHHRDGAPDLYPEHLRDEMDDVMERVYTEVNNGVYRCGFAGSQHAYDRAYDRLWTALDWLEERLSTQRFLLGDTITEADVRLFTTLARFDAVYHGHFKANRQKLAEMPALWGYARDLFQTPGFGDTTDFPQIKEHYYVVHADINPTQVIPQGPDTSNWLTPHGREELGGSPFGDGTPPGPVAQGEEVPADHGPGGIGHRPDAERHRPRPA; this is encoded by the coding sequence GTGAGCGACGACACGGGATCCGGGTACGTGGCCAACGGCCAGGAGTACAGCCGGGACACCAACTACCTGACCGACCGGATCACCTCCGACGGGTCGAGCCCCTGGCCGGTCGAGCCCGACCGCTACCGGCTGGTCATCGCCCGCGCCTGCCCGTGGGCCAACCGCGCCGCGATCGTGCGCCGGCTGCTCGGCCTCGAGCCGGTCATCTCGATGGGCATCTGCGGGCCCACCCACGACGAGCGCAGCTGGACCTTCGACCTCGACCCCGGCGGCCGCGACCCGGTGCTCGGCCACGAGCGGCTGCAGGAGGCCTTCCTCGCCCGCGACCCCGGGTACCCGCGTGGCATCACGGTGCCGGCGATGGTCGACGTCCCGACCAAGGCCGTCGTCACCAACGACTTCGTGCAGATGACGCTCGACTTCTCCACCCAGTGGACGGCGCACCACCGCGACGGCGCCCCCGACCTCTACCCCGAGCACCTGCGGGACGAGATGGACGACGTGATGGAGCGCGTCTACACCGAGGTCAACAACGGCGTGTACCGGTGCGGCTTCGCCGGCTCGCAGCACGCCTACGACCGGGCCTACGACCGGCTCTGGACGGCGCTGGACTGGCTGGAGGAGCGGCTGTCGACGCAGCGCTTCCTCCTGGGCGACACGATCACCGAGGCCGACGTCCGGCTGTTCACCACGCTGGCCCGCTTCGACGCCGTCTACCACGGCCACTTCAAGGCCAACCGCCAGAAGCTGGCCGAGATGCCGGCGCTGTGGGGCTACGCGCGCGACCTGTTCCAGACGCCGGGGTTCGGGGACACCACCGACTTCCCGCAGATCAAGGAGCACTACTACGTGGTGCACGCCGACATCAACCCGACGCAGGTCATCCCGCAGGGCCCGGACACGTCGAACTGGCTGACCCCGCACGGCCGCGAGGAACTCGGTGGCTCACCGTTCGGCGACGGCACCCCGCCCGGACCGGTCGCGCAGGGCGAGGAGGTCCCGGCCGACCACGGGCCCGGCGGCATCGGCCACCGTCCCGACGCGGAGCGGCACCGGCCCCGGCCGGCCTGA
- a CDS encoding alanyl-tRNA editing protein: protein MSADRHGHTHRLDLADATVREWDATVVAADPEQGVVLDRSAFYPGGGGQPPDEGVLLWGGVRTRIAGTRKGDELYLVPVEGDPVPPPGTAVRGALDDERRTRLMRTHSGLHVLTGVVFRDFGALVTGGNMEPLTARMDFDLAEVPADFKDRVAEAVNAEIAADRPIEVRTLPRDEAFAIPDVIRTATNLLPPDIEVVRIVDIVGLDTQADGGTHVASTAMVGRVEVVKMENKGRGFRRLRVRIV from the coding sequence GTGAGCGCTGACCGGCACGGACACACCCACCGGCTCGACCTCGCCGACGCCACCGTGCGGGAGTGGGACGCGACCGTGGTGGCCGCCGATCCCGAGCAGGGCGTCGTGCTCGACCGGTCGGCGTTCTACCCGGGCGGGGGTGGGCAGCCGCCGGACGAGGGCGTGCTGCTGTGGGGCGGTGTCCGCACCCGCATCGCGGGCACCCGCAAGGGCGACGAGCTGTACCTCGTCCCGGTCGAGGGCGACCCCGTGCCGCCGCCGGGCACCGCCGTGCGCGGCGCGCTCGACGACGAGCGGCGCACCCGGCTGATGCGCACGCACTCCGGCCTGCACGTGCTCACCGGCGTCGTCTTCCGCGACTTCGGGGCCCTGGTGACCGGCGGCAACATGGAGCCGCTGACCGCGCGCATGGACTTCGACCTGGCCGAGGTGCCGGCCGACTTCAAGGACCGGGTCGCCGAGGCGGTGAACGCCGAGATCGCCGCCGACCGGCCGATCGAGGTGCGGACGCTGCCGCGCGACGAGGCCTTCGCGATCCCCGACGTCATCCGGACGGCGACGAACCTGCTGCCGCCGGACATCGAGGTCGTGCGGATCGTCGACATCGTCGGTCTGGACACCCAGGCCGACGGTGGGACGCACGTGGCCTCCACGGCGATGGTCGGCCGTGTCGAGGTGGTCAAGATGGAGAACAAGGGGCGCGGCTTCCGCCGGCTGCGCGTCCGGATCGTCTGA
- a CDS encoding type 1 glutamine amidotransferase yields MGTALVLVHDADPSRGHRLVGGLRPALEAQGLTVVVGTAVGPSPLLTALPDPGALRTLVVMGSGAAAYDDTVPWLGAELAYLRRAVDAGTPVLGVCFGGQVLSRVLGGVVSEAPAGEHGFLDVATVDPALVPAGPWFEYHGDRFTVPPGAVGVAWTERAVQAFTYGPHLGVQFHPEIDPGAFSAWEETWELTGPPPPEAAALVPGLRREIAARAPEAAAACARLVEAFLARADGSAAEDGTAA; encoded by the coding sequence ATGGGAACCGCGCTCGTCCTCGTCCACGACGCCGACCCCTCCCGCGGGCACCGGCTGGTCGGCGGCCTGCGCCCGGCGCTGGAGGCCCAGGGGCTCACCGTCGTCGTCGGGACGGCGGTCGGGCCCTCGCCGCTGCTGACGGCGCTGCCCGACCCCGGCGCGCTGCGCACGCTCGTGGTCATGGGGTCGGGCGCGGCCGCCTACGACGACACGGTGCCGTGGCTGGGCGCGGAGCTGGCCTACCTGCGGCGGGCGGTGGACGCCGGGACGCCGGTGCTCGGGGTGTGCTTCGGCGGCCAGGTGCTGTCGCGGGTGCTCGGCGGGGTGGTGTCCGAGGCGCCGGCGGGGGAGCACGGCTTCCTCGACGTCGCGACCGTCGACCCCGCCCTCGTGCCGGCCGGGCCGTGGTTCGAGTACCACGGCGACCGGTTCACGGTGCCGCCCGGCGCGGTCGGGGTGGCGTGGACCGAGCGGGCGGTGCAGGCGTTCACGTACGGGCCGCACCTGGGCGTGCAGTTCCACCCGGAGATCGACCCGGGTGCCTTCTCCGCGTGGGAGGAGACCTGGGAGCTGACCGGCCCGCCGCCGCCCGAGGCCGCCGCGCTGGTGCCCGGGCTCCGGAGGGAGATCGCGGCCCGCGCGCCCGAGGCGGCGGCGGCCTGCGCGCGGCTGGTGGAGGCGTTCCTCGCCCGGGCCGACGGGTCGGCGGCGGAGGACGGGACGGCGGCGTGA